A region of Candidatus Hydrogenedentota bacterium DNA encodes the following proteins:
- a CDS encoding YfhO family protein: MRPWMRSTLEHLVCLGLIAAGAFAALYPVVLQGRVPIPVAGTLFTPPWEEARPSGLEPTGQPSQAAARQYYPWYAFLSDAAERNDSLLWDPVEGCGIPFFASWRSRCLSPFSLPFYFFDVKTGLRLSAFLKVFVAGLCGLVAGRRLGFVPSLSLFIALSFQLSAIFFYWLASPLSDTLPWLPLLLIFVDRLALGRIQYWPCGALVLAAMLLGGEPEALGGLLIVTMIFIIARNLLGQRGGTQLFSSISTYVIAVVVAAALCGVQVLPFYELVRESASLGNLEPAADLKLTHVAGLFLPHLFGRTPYSLASEELCAEARVALLLHVGIIQLSLIPLWFALRRYSTPPQRHRIEALLIASAGAVFLSVLGWTLLADVFPFRRLRPEHLLAAGPLLAAVIAAAAAEEWVSLDAEACKHTLKRLAMILPVVFVGAAIIGALGWQSAKSEQLHLAGQALIPAISFLLVALLILVTLLKPSQRLIGYSLCVLTILQSMAVFHPGNTYPAFMPPETVFPSTDFVAALKESGLRAGGSLHLKDWPLTGNLISQTYAPSGVVLKRHRAFFEASERDPLLLRRTGAGSLVLAKEDIQGVFAPVRPLLRLSHVLPSGAGIFEDLEAKPRAWLAFDWRPVETFNPEQLDGKLPPLVEGPVPPAVEGSDAATATILPESTNACLQIAIESDKAGVLYLADAWYPGWNAVIDGKPAEIFPVDGLFRGLRVPEGTSRIEMVYEPRSLVMGAWTSLGAAAVTAGFVLYLGFRWLLKRHRARRLEQEYQSSPAL, encoded by the coding sequence GTGAGACCCTGGATGCGGAGTACGCTGGAGCATCTTGTTTGTCTCGGCCTGATCGCGGCAGGAGCTTTCGCGGCGCTGTATCCCGTTGTGTTGCAGGGGCGGGTGCCCATTCCGGTGGCCGGCACGCTGTTTACGCCGCCGTGGGAGGAGGCACGGCCTTCCGGCCTGGAACCAACAGGACAGCCTTCCCAGGCTGCGGCCAGACAGTATTACCCGTGGTACGCGTTCCTGAGCGATGCGGCCGAGCGGAATGATTCCCTTCTGTGGGATCCTGTCGAGGGCTGCGGCATACCGTTTTTTGCGTCATGGCGCTCGCGTTGTTTGTCACCTTTCAGTCTGCCCTTTTACTTTTTTGATGTGAAGACGGGGCTCAGACTCTCGGCATTTCTGAAGGTTTTCGTGGCGGGCCTTTGCGGTTTGGTAGCGGGCCGGCGGCTGGGGTTTGTGCCGTCGTTATCGTTGTTTATCGCGTTATCGTTTCAGCTGAGCGCGATATTCTTTTATTGGCTCGCTTCGCCGCTGTCCGACACCTTGCCGTGGCTTCCGTTACTGCTTATTTTCGTTGACCGCCTTGCGCTGGGGCGCATCCAATACTGGCCGTGCGGAGCGCTGGTGCTGGCGGCAATGCTTCTGGGAGGCGAGCCGGAAGCCCTCGGCGGCCTCCTTATCGTGACCATGATCTTCATCATTGCGCGCAACCTCCTGGGCCAACGGGGAGGGACCCAGCTTTTTTCGAGTATCAGCACATACGTTATTGCGGTGGTGGTTGCGGCGGCCCTGTGCGGCGTCCAAGTGCTGCCTTTCTATGAACTGGTGCGAGAAAGCGCCAGCCTGGGAAATCTCGAACCTGCCGCCGACCTCAAACTGACCCACGTGGCGGGGTTGTTCCTGCCGCATCTTTTTGGGAGAACGCCGTACAGTCTCGCAAGCGAGGAGTTGTGCGCGGAGGCGCGCGTGGCGCTTCTCCTCCATGTGGGGATTATCCAGCTGTCTCTGATTCCGCTGTGGTTTGCGCTGAGACGCTATTCGACGCCCCCGCAACGTCATCGCATTGAAGCATTGCTGATTGCCTCGGCAGGCGCCGTTTTTCTGTCCGTCCTGGGCTGGACCTTGCTTGCAGACGTGTTCCCCTTCAGGCGCCTGCGTCCGGAGCACCTCCTTGCGGCGGGACCGCTGCTGGCTGCGGTTATCGCGGCCGCCGCCGCCGAGGAATGGGTTTCCCTCGATGCGGAAGCGTGCAAGCATACATTGAAACGTTTGGCGATGATATTGCCCGTGGTATTCGTGGGCGCGGCGATTATCGGCGCGCTGGGATGGCAGAGCGCCAAGTCGGAGCAGCTGCACCTCGCGGGACAGGCTTTGATCCCAGCCATCTCTTTCCTGTTGGTTGCCTTACTGATACTGGTCACGCTGCTTAAGCCTTCGCAACGCCTTATAGGCTATTCCCTATGCGTGTTGACGATCCTGCAGTCCATGGCAGTTTTCCACCCGGGAAACACCTACCCGGCATTTATGCCCCCCGAAACGGTTTTCCCGAGCACGGACTTCGTCGCGGCCCTCAAGGAGAGCGGGTTGCGGGCGGGAGGCAGCTTGCATCTCAAGGACTGGCCCTTGACAGGGAATCTGATATCTCAAACATACGCGCCCAGCGGGGTGGTTTTGAAACGGCATCGCGCATTTTTCGAGGCTTCCGAGCGGGACCCGCTTTTGCTCCGGCGCACAGGCGCAGGGAGTCTTGTTCTGGCCAAGGAAGACATTCAAGGGGTTTTTGCGCCGGTGCGGCCCTTATTGCGTCTCAGCCATGTGCTGCCTTCGGGCGCCGGCATCTTCGAGGATCTTGAGGCCAAGCCACGCGCGTGGCTGGCCTTCGACTGGCGTCCGGTCGAGACGTTTAATCCGGAACAACTTGATGGGAAGCTTCCGCCGCTGGTGGAAGGGCCTGTTCCTCCCGCGGTTGAAGGGTCGGATGCAGCCACGGCCACCATCTTGCCGGAAAGCACCAACGCCTGTCTGCAGATCGCGATTGAATCCGACAAGGCGGGGGTGCTGTATTTGGCGGATGCCTGGTATCCCGGGTGGAATGCTGTTATCGATGGAAAGCCGGCGGAGATTTTTCCTGTTGACGGTCTTTTCCGGGGGTTGCGAGTGCCAGAGGGTACGAGCCGGATTGAAATGGTGTATGAACCCCGCAGCCTGGTTATGGGCGCGT